In one Massilia endophytica genomic region, the following are encoded:
- a CDS encoding substrate-binding periplasmic protein, protein MARGLAAVALCLAGFALPGHAAPPLPAAFPALLVTTEHSPPSSMKNGEEITGRETEKIREMLSRSGVAYKLDLLPWKRAFTMAQRDPNTCVYSTTRTPEREKLFKWVGPTDEAEWVFVGRTDRKFQLRSLEDARPLRIGTYNGDARDDFLRAQGFQVDPVQNDHLNPRKLLLNRIDLWAISIRPGSNALQQFHLEGQIEPVLTFYKVKVYLACNPSVPDAMVERMNASLDTMRRDGSFARIERKYEHWAEQK, encoded by the coding sequence ATGGCAAGAGGATTGGCGGCTGTAGCGCTCTGTCTGGCAGGCTTCGCCCTGCCCGGCCACGCCGCACCTCCGCTTCCCGCCGCCTTCCCCGCCCTGCTGGTGACCACGGAGCATTCGCCGCCTTCGAGCATGAAGAACGGCGAGGAGATCACCGGGCGCGAGACCGAAAAAATCCGTGAAATGCTGAGCCGCAGCGGGGTGGCGTACAAGCTCGACCTGCTGCCCTGGAAGCGCGCCTTCACCATGGCCCAGCGCGATCCCAACACCTGCGTCTATTCCACCACCCGCACGCCCGAGCGCGAAAAGCTGTTCAAGTGGGTCGGCCCCACGGACGAGGCGGAATGGGTCTTCGTCGGGCGCACGGACCGCAAGTTCCAGCTGCGCAGCCTGGAGGACGCCCGGCCCCTGCGCATCGGCACCTATAACGGCGACGCGCGCGACGACTTCCTGCGCGCCCAGGGCTTCCAGGTGGACCCGGTGCAGAACGACCACCTCAACCCCCGCAAGCTGCTGCTCAACCGCATCGACCTGTGGGCCATCTCCATCCGTCCCGGCAGCAATGCGCTCCAGCAGTTCCACCTGGAGGGACAGATCGAGCCCGTGCTGACCTTTTATAAAGTAAAGGTCTATCTGGCATGCAACCCTTCCGTACCGGACGCGATGGTCGAGCGCATGAACGCCAGCCTTGATACAATGCGCCGCGACGGCAGCTTCGCGCGCATCGAACGCAAGTACGAGCACTGGGCTGAACAAAAATAA